CGAAATCGGTGCCCCGCGCTTTGACCAATTGCTGTTCCAACTCTGATTTGCGGCGCATGAGGAGTTTCTGCATTTCCTTGGCGGCCTTGTATTCATGGTTCTCGCGCAGATCGCCATAGCTGCGGGCGATGGCGATTTCCTTGGAGTTGGCCGGAATCTTCTTTTGAACGAGTTCGCTGTACTCGTTCTTGCGGCGTTCGAGACTTTCCCAGGAGACCGTGATGGTGCTGTCTTGCTTGGTGGACTCGCCGGAGATGAGGGATTGAATGGCCGGGTAACTCTTGACGATGCGCGCCAGGAGCGACCGTTTGTCCATATCCACAAAGCAGGGGGAGAGTTTCAGCGCGCGGGTGAGGTCCTTGATGACTTCAATGTCCGCCGAGCCGATCAGTTCCACGAGCAATTCCTGATCGGACAGGATGAAGTCACGCAGGCGGTTGGATTTCTTTTCGTTGAATTGATCGCGCTCCATGGCGGTGAGCATGGCGCGGAAGACTTCCGGCCCGAGGATGTCTGCGTAGGCATCCGAGCGTTCCTTGGCCAGCCAGAGCAGCAGCTCGGTGCTGGCCTGGTGCTGGCTAATCAGGCGGGCCAGCGTCAGCTTCAGGTCTTCCAGTTTGTGTTCCTGGACCAACAGGTGGGCGAATTCAGACACCAGCTTGGCCGGAATGCGGTTGATTTCCCGCAGCACAGATTCATGCCAGCGGTCAGGAAAGGCTTCCTTGAATGAGAGCAGCATGCGGCGCTGCTTGGCGGCGGGCACGGCTTCCAAGGTCTGCGATAGCTTGACCTCATTATGCCAGATATGGTTGGCAGTGATCTCGCCCTCGGCCGGTTGCGTGCCGATGGCGGCACACAGTTCATCGCGCACAAAGACGGCTTCCAGCGCCACGGACGGTTGGTTGCGCTGATAGGAGGCAATCTCGGCGTTCAACCCGAGGATGGCTTCTTTGGCGCAG
The window above is part of the Verrucomicrobiota bacterium genome. Proteins encoded here:
- a CDS encoding GreA/GreB family elongation factor, which translates into the protein MRDEFDKLAAQGKISPKQIEALVALATSGFCHHRSWGFGQITTIDTVFARFLIDFPNRPSHQMDLGFAADSLKPIPKDHILARKASDLDGLRQMAALHHLDLIKLVLNSFGGKATVDQIQQSLVPDVIRDDWKKWWEAARTEMKKDGHFVLPLKKTEPLAYQSKEVSLQDRLMAELRSAKGLKARHLVATELMNNLNDLKDKQACAKEAILGLNAEIASYQRNQPSVALEAVFVRDELCAAIGTQPAEGEITANHIWHNEVKLSQTLEAVPAAKQRRMLLSFKEAFPDRWHESVLREINRIPAKLVSEFAHLLVQEHKLEDLKLTLARLISQHQASTELLLWLAKERSDAYADILGPEVFRAMLTAMERDQFNEKKSNRLRDFILSDQELLVELIGSADIEVIKDLTRALKLSPCFVDMDKRSLLARIVKSYPAIQSLISGESTKQDSTITVSWESLERRKNEYSELVQKKIPANSKEIAIARSYGDLRENHEYKAAKEMQKLLMRRKSELEQQLVKARGTDFANARTDVAGLGTRVEVTDLLTQQPETYTIMGAWDTEPEKHIISYLTPMAKALIGNAAGTDVEFDMNGVIKRYRINSIVLAPPLPPVTPVVAESAPAETDESVPENSL